Proteins encoded in a region of the Zunongwangia endophytica genome:
- a CDS encoding TonB-dependent receptor codes for MKILKLLLFIFPMILQAQQEIEINGKITSDSRGVAFANISVVGKTQGTSSDKNGFFSIDLSAGKQTLKIQAIGYRTETISFIVEEEQNKALNITLSEDQLGLDQIVVSATRNRVNIKEAPVIVNVLSPKLFNATQSISVAESLNYQPGVRVETNCQNCGFTQVRLNGLDGSYTQVLINSRAVFSALNSVYGLEQIPTSILDRIEVVRSGGSALYGSNAIAGTVNIITKDPVLNSWQVSSNLGLIEGKTPDRTLNLNASVVSEDLNSGITVFGMKRDRDSYDANGDGFSELTELTNTSLGAKAFLKPNENSKITLDLTALEEYRRGGDRLDLAPHLTDITEELDHNTVIGGITYEFHNKDLRNNFSVYTSGQHTDRKSFYGGLGGGRTRQDSISAANAYGNTDDLALLFGGQFTRNFKSNDDILTVGTEYNLSNTEDNIPGYNRYIDQKVNSVGAFAQYEWKPSEKFTALIGGRLDYVDVDGSYSIQNISRNSQIDQTVVSPRLTLRYKPSDDWQFRGGYARGFRAPQAFNEDLHVSSVGGEPQFVILSNDLETEYSNAYTASVNYSKNFNKLQTNFLLEGFYTDLENPFTTISTGASLPNGSILEEVRNGSGAYVSGMNVEIGISPSSKFSFQMGGTLQNSKYKEDQVLFESDGNTQNENDIVISEFVRNPNVYGYLNTNIALFEETSLDLTGTYTGPMTVPLVVSDSGFLQLNESDSFYDINLKLSHHIDITENFQMNVYGGVQNIFNAYQDDFDTGATRDSDYVYGPAQPRTFYFGIKFGNLHNL; via the coding sequence ATGAAGATTTTAAAACTGTTACTATTTATTTTTCCGATGATTTTACAAGCCCAACAGGAAATCGAGATTAATGGAAAAATAACAAGCGACAGCCGTGGTGTAGCTTTTGCAAATATCTCAGTAGTTGGTAAGACTCAGGGAACTTCTTCAGATAAAAATGGTTTTTTCAGTATAGATCTTTCCGCAGGAAAACAAACTTTGAAAATCCAAGCCATTGGTTATAGGACTGAAACCATCTCTTTTATTGTAGAAGAAGAACAAAATAAAGCGCTAAATATCACTCTTAGTGAAGACCAATTAGGTTTAGATCAAATTGTAGTAAGCGCTACAAGAAATAGAGTAAACATCAAAGAAGCTCCCGTAATTGTAAATGTTTTGAGTCCAAAACTGTTTAATGCCACACAATCAATCTCGGTTGCAGAAAGTCTTAATTACCAACCCGGTGTTCGGGTAGAAACCAATTGCCAAAATTGCGGATTTACTCAGGTTCGCTTAAATGGTTTAGACGGAAGTTATACTCAGGTTTTGATAAATAGCCGAGCGGTTTTTTCAGCTTTAAATAGTGTTTATGGATTAGAGCAAATACCAACCTCAATCCTGGATCGCATAGAAGTGGTTCGAAGCGGTGGTTCTGCATTGTATGGTTCTAACGCCATCGCAGGAACGGTAAATATAATTACAAAAGATCCTGTGCTGAATTCATGGCAGGTTTCTTCTAATCTTGGTTTGATCGAAGGAAAGACGCCAGATCGAACACTTAACCTAAATGCATCGGTAGTTAGTGAAGATTTAAACAGCGGTATCACGGTTTTTGGGATGAAACGCGACCGCGATAGTTATGATGCCAACGGTGATGGATTTTCTGAACTTACCGAACTTACCAATACCAGCCTGGGAGCCAAAGCATTTTTAAAGCCGAATGAAAACAGTAAAATTACCTTAGATCTTACAGCTTTAGAAGAATATCGTCGTGGTGGCGACCGACTTGATTTAGCACCGCATCTTACCGACATTACTGAAGAGCTAGACCATAATACCGTAATTGGCGGAATTACTTATGAATTTCACAATAAAGACTTAAGAAATAATTTCTCTGTATATACCTCTGGGCAGCATACCGATCGTAAAAGCTTTTACGGCGGTTTAGGCGGTGGCCGCACGCGACAAGATTCAATTTCTGCGGCGAATGCTTACGGAAACACCGATGACCTTGCGCTACTTTTTGGTGGTCAATTTACCAGGAATTTTAAAAGTAATGATGATATTTTAACTGTTGGAACCGAATATAATCTAAGCAATACCGAAGATAATATTCCCGGCTATAATCGATATATCGATCAGAAAGTAAATTCTGTTGGCGCTTTTGCGCAATACGAATGGAAACCGTCAGAAAAGTTTACCGCATTAATTGGTGGACGATTGGATTATGTTGATGTTGACGGTAGTTATTCTATCCAAAATATAAGTCGTAATTCTCAAATCGATCAAACCGTTGTTAGTCCGCGGTTAACATTACGATATAAACCGTCAGACGATTGGCAGTTTAGAGGAGGGTACGCTCGTGGTTTTAGAGCTCCGCAAGCTTTTAATGAAGATTTACACGTTTCCTCGGTTGGCGGCGAACCACAATTTGTGATCTTATCTAACGATCTGGAAACTGAATATTCTAACGCCTACACAGCCTCAGTTAACTATTCTAAGAATTTCAATAAACTGCAAACAAACTTCTTGCTAGAAGGTTTTTATACTGATCTTGAAAATCCTTTTACAACCATTAGTACCGGAGCGAGTCTACCTAATGGATCGATTTTAGAAGAAGTAAGAAATGGTAGCGGCGCTTACGTTAGCGGTATGAATGTTGAAATTGGGATTTCTCCTTCTTCAAAATTTAGCTTTCAAATGGGCGGAACCCTTCAGAATTCCAAATATAAAGAAGATCAGGTTTTGTTTGAAAGTGATGGAAACACCCAAAATGAAAATGATATTGTAATTTCAGAATTTGTTAGAAACCCGAATGTTTATGGCTATTTGAACACCAATATTGCTTTATTTGAAGAAACAAGTCTGGATCTTACCGGAACCTACACGGGACCAATGACGGTACCTTTGGTAGTGAGCGATTCAGGATTTTTACAATTGAATGAAAGTGATTCTTTTTATGACATTAACCTGAAGCTGAGTCATCATATCGATATTACTGAAAATTTTCAGATGAATGTTTATGGCGGTGTTCAGAATATTTTTAATGCGTATCAAGATGACTTTGATACTGGCGCGACTCGAGATTCTGATTATGTTTACGGCCCAGCGCAGCCCCGTACTTTTTACTTCGGAATAAAGTTTGGAAACCTGCATAATCTATAA
- a CDS encoding thioredoxin family protein: MTKNLQILILFLALPLLGHSQENDKINWINFEQLEDSLSVKPKKTFVYFYADWCVYCKKMDRNAFKNPEIITKLNSDYYAVKMNAESTDTITFEGQKFYNLQAETQRNGIHQIPLLLASRKNKEFSLPAILILDEKFNLKKREFEYLTSKKMLQLIIAH; the protein is encoded by the coding sequence ATGACTAAAAATCTTCAAATTTTAATCTTATTCCTAGCGCTTCCCTTACTAGGGCATAGTCAGGAAAACGATAAAATAAATTGGATCAATTTTGAGCAATTGGAGGATTCTCTTAGCGTAAAACCTAAGAAAACATTTGTCTATTTTTATGCAGATTGGTGTGTGTATTGCAAAAAAATGGATCGAAATGCGTTTAAAAACCCTGAAATCATTACAAAATTGAATTCAGATTACTATGCAGTAAAAATGAATGCAGAAAGTACCGATACGATCACTTTTGAAGGTCAAAAATTCTACAATCTACAAGCTGAGACACAGCGAAACGGCATTCATCAAATTCCGTTGCTTTTGGCGAGTCGAAAAAATAAGGAATTTAGCTTACCTGCAATTTTGATTTTAGATGAAAAATTTAACCTTAAAAAACGCGAATTTGAGTATTTGACGAGTAAAAAAATGTTGCAACTGATCATTGCACATTAA